The proteins below come from a single Benincasa hispida cultivar B227 chromosome 4, ASM972705v1, whole genome shotgun sequence genomic window:
- the LOC120075178 gene encoding SHUGOSHIN 2, whose product MESIISLDSENYGVGGQNMKIAGEKTMKSSKVGGGQRKRLSDISNLKEQPTLQKRDTMPQPSLLMTHEYVDKLQKENMTLMKVIAERNRIIEISGNELEKLRTNFQKLQQQNLQLAQANSQMLAELNSGKERLKALQHELGCKNGILMSRKLDLERKGKSATLEPGEVGTTECSEAEESINANQDNRPCKTNRRRQSRRESFGTSFLQKEVPRVEGKRPCLRRQSAKFKTEEPVAANDILETENSNSNDASQCKETSVHQTEVQKVEGKRPCSRRQSARFKAEEPVAANDLFQIEDSNSTDASQCKEISVLQTDVQKVEGKRPCLRRQSTGFKLKEPVAVKDSVEIENSNSTSTFLCKEEVMCEVGKIVPTSSVEKEVYGNSTDRSEVQECRRISVGRPSRRAAEKVISYKEIPLNVKMRRQI is encoded by the exons ATGGAGAGTATCATTTCGCTCGATTCGGAGAACTACGGTGTTGGAG gtcaaaacatgaaaatagCTGGAGAGAAAACGATGAAGAGCTCCAAAGTAGGAGGTGGCCAGAGGAAAAGGCTTTCCGATATAAGCAACTTGAAGGAGCAACCTACACTCCAGAAGCGAGATACGATGCCACAGCCGAGTTTGCTTATGACCCATGAATATGTTGATAAGTTACAGAAG gaAAATATGACACTCATGAAAGTTATCGCAGAAAGAAA TCGCATAATTGAGATAAGTGGAAATGAGTTGGAGAAATTGAGAACTAATTTTCAGAAATTGCAGCAGCAGAATCTGCAACTTGCCCAAGCAAACAGTCAAATGTTAGCG gAACTTAATTCGGGTAAAGAACGG CTAAAAGCACTTCAGCATGAGCTTGGATGTAAAAATGGCATTCTTATGTCAAGAAAGCTGGATTTGGAg AGAAAAGGAAAATCAGCAACACTTGAACCTGGAGAG GTAGGGACCACCGAGTGTAGTGAGGCAGAGGAATCTATAAATGCAAATCAGGATAACAGGCCTTGCAAAACTAACAGGCGACGACAATCCAGACGAGAAT CTTTTGGCACGTCATTTCTTCAGAAAGAGGTTCCAAGGGTTGAAGGCAAAAG GCCTTGTTTGAGAAGGCAGTCTGCAAAATTCAAAACCGAGGAACCGGTGGCTGCCAATGATATTCTGGAGACAGAAAATTCCAATTCTAATGATGCTTCTCAATGTAAAGAGACTTCAGTTCATCAAACAGAGGTTCAAAAGGTTGAAGGCAAGAG GCCTTGTTCGAGAAGGCAATCTGCAAGATTCAAAGCTGAGGAACCAGTTGCTGCAAATGACTTATTCCAGATAGAAGATTCCAATTCTACCGATGCTTCTCAATGCAAAGAGATTTCAGTTCTTCAAACGGACGTTCAGAAGGTTGAAGGCAAAAG GCCTTGTTTGAGAAGGCAGTCCACAGGATTCAAACTCAAGGAACCAGTGGCCGTCAAAGACTCAGTTGAGATTGAAAATTCCAATTCTACCAGTACATTTCTGTGCAAAGAAGAGGTCATGTGTGAAGTTGGAAAAATTGTTCCAACTTCATCAGTAGAAAAAGAAGTTTATGGCAATTCTACTGATAGATCAGAAGTTCAAGAATGTCGGAGGATATCTGTTGGTAGGCCGTCAAGGCGAGCCGCTGAAAAAGTTATTTCCTATAAGGAAATTCCACTTAACGTCAAGATGCGTAGACAGATATGA
- the LOC120075878 gene encoding uncharacterized protein LOC120075878 isoform X1 — MEAECTSLSWEFCTHQEDGMEELKHALLYTTLELETTIMSAKEEILRRECEIMNLRDLLNRAIKEKDEVEAKCGKLMYENLFLLDQHKIQEHEVTPQSDSDSSKIFACSDSDDNAIQSSQTDPIVGETLLSKQHLPTVWENACENEKPLLSQELPSTVWKNACENEKPLLSQELPPTVWKNACEKPLPQKGKLLQAVIEAGPLLQNLLLAGPLPHWQHPPPLVDSGDIPPVIISARPSQPPAQSSPIDIRKRSHSFLSDFSQHSHKHQKVI, encoded by the exons ATGGAGGCTGAATGCACATCTCTTAGTTGGGAATTCTGCACTCATCAAGAAGAT GGAATGGAAGAGCTGAAGCATGCTCTTTTGTACACAACTTTGGAGCTTGAAACAACAATCATGTCAGCAAAGGAGGAGATTTTGAGGAGAGAATGTGAAATTATGAACTTGAGAGATCTTCTCAACAGAGCAATTAAAGAGAAAGATGAAGTTGAAGCAAAATGTGGGAAGTTAATGTATGAAAACTTGTTTCTGCTTGATCAACACAAAATTCAAGAACACGAAGTCACTCCACAAAGTGATAGTGATTCTAGTAAGATCTTTGCTTGTTCTGATTCTGATGATAATGCAATTCAATCTTCTCAAACTGACCCAATTGTGGGAGAGACGTTGTTATCAAAACAACACCTACCAACTGTTTGGGAAAATGCCTGTGAGAATGAAAAGCCATTGTTATCCCAAGAACTCCCCTCCACTGTTTGGAAAAATGCCTGTGAGAATGAAAAGCCATTATTATCTCAAGAACTCCCACCAACTGTTTGGAAAAATGCCTGTGAGAAGCCATTGCCACAAAAAGGCAAGCTTCTGCAGGCAGTGATTGAAGCTGGCCCTCTTCTTCAGAACCTCCTCCTTGCCGGGCCGCTGCCTCACTGGCAGCACCCGCCACCACTCGTCGACTCGGGTGACATCCCGCCAGTGATCATCTCAGCTCGCCCTTCACAGCCCCCAGCTCAAAGCTCACCCATTGACATTAGAAAAAGAAGCCATTCATTTCTGTCTGATTTCTCTCAACATTCTCACAAGCATCAAAAAGTGATTTAG
- the LOC120075177 gene encoding probable pectate lyase 12 has translation MFATTGILFFIWFLSSSLPPLTIANLNFNLTVPHLLPDPETVAYQVQRSVNDSFSRRQMLSIHSKGQSNSCQTGNPIDDCWRCDSNWQANRQRLADCGIGFGRAAMGGKGGQIYIVTDSSDSDPVNPRPGTLRYAVVQDEPLWIVFAADMTIKLKYELMMNSYKTLDGRGANVHITGGGCITLQYISNIIIHNINIHHCVPTGHTNIRSSPTHIGYRGKSDGDGISIFSSRNIWIDHCSLSYCTDGLIDAIMGSTGITISNNYFSHHDEVMLLGHDDGFTPDSAMQVTIAFNLFGEKLVQRMPRCRRGYIHVVNNDFRSWEMYAIGGSGNPTINSQGNRYIAPGNPNAKEVTKRVDTNAGDWSEWNWRTEGDIMVNGAFFVPSGEGLSNMYVKASSLPPKSAALVDQLTLNAGVFGGSRESRQSNSYPGDESTTSSGSSGSDGGGDYFGMIFGGGGMNSAPPPSLSVVNVVILTLFTVLVLYTNSNYDVLLSLTTLSL, from the exons ATGTTCGCTACTACTGGCATTCTGTTCTTCATCTGGTTTTTGAGCTCATCTCTGCCTCCTCTTACCATTGCAAATTTGAACTTCAATCTTACTGTCCCACATCTTCTTCCAGATCCTGAGACTGTTGCTTATCAAGTTCAGAG GAGTGTGAATGATTCCTTTTCCAGAAGACAAATGCTGTCCATTCATTCAAAAGGACAATCCAATTCCTGTCAAACCGGAAACCCTATCGACGATTGTTGGCGCTGCGACTCCAACTGGCAAGCCAATCGCCAACGACTAGCTGATTGCGGCATTGGATTCGGCCGAGCTGCCATGGGAGGGAAAGGAGGTCAGATCTACATAGTTACAGATTCCTCCGATTCTGACCCTGTAAACCCTCGCCCTGGAACTCTCCGCTACGCCGTGGTTCAAGATGAACCTCTCTGGATTGTCTTTGCTGCAGATATGacaatcaaacttaaatacGAACTTATGATGAACAGTTACAAAACCCTAGATGGCCGCGGCGCCAATGTCCACATTACCGGCGGCGGTTGCATCACACTCCAATACATCTCGAATATAATCATCCACAATATCAACATCCATCACTGTGTTCCTACCGGCCACACCAACATCCGATCGTCTCCAACGCATATCGGATACAGAGGAAAGTCCGACGGCGACGGAATCTCGATCTTTAGCTCGCGCAACATCTGGATCGATCATTGCTCGCTCTCATACTGTACCGATGGCTTAATCGACGCCATTATGGGATCGACCGGAATCACGATCTCGAACAACTACTTCTCGCACCACGACGAGGTGATGTTGCTAGGGCATGACGACGGCTTTACGCCGGACTCGGCGATGCAGGTGACGATTGCGTTTAATTTGTTCGGCGAGAAGCTGGTTCAGAGGATGCCGCGGTGCCGACGGGGATACATTCACGTTGTTAACAACGACTTCCGATCTTGGGAGATGTACGCCATTGGCGGCAGCGGTAATCCGACGATCAACAGCCAAGGGAATCGGTATATTGCTCCGGGAAATCCCAATGCGAAGGAG GTAACGAAGCGCGTGGACACAAACGCGGGGGATTGGTCGGAGTGGAACTGGAGGACGGAAGGGGACATAATGGTAAATGGAGCATTTTTTGTGCCCTCCGGCGAAGGACTGAGCAATATGTACGTTAAAGCTTCCAGTTTGCCGCCCAAATCCGCCGCTCTTGTCGACCAGCTCACTCTCAACGCCGGTGTCTTCGGCGGCTCCAG GGAGAGTAGACAGAGCAACTCATATCCCGGAGACGAAAGCACCACCAGCTCGGGATCCAGTGGCAGCGATGGTGGTGGTGACTATTTTGGGATGATATTTGGCGGAGGCGGGATGAACAGTGCACCACCACCATCTCTTTCAGTTGTTAACGTTGTCATTCTAACTCTGTTTACCGTTTTAGTTCTGTACACAAACTCGAACTACGATGTTTTATTATCATTAACAACATTGTCATTGTag
- the LOC120075878 gene encoding uncharacterized protein LOC120075878 isoform X2, whose amino-acid sequence MWGMEELKHALLYTTLELETTIMSAKEEILRRECEIMNLRDLLNRAIKEKDEVEAKCGKLMYENLFLLDQHKIQEHEVTPQSDSDSSKIFACSDSDDNAIQSSQTDPIVGETLLSKQHLPTVWENACENEKPLLSQELPSTVWKNACENEKPLLSQELPPTVWKNACEKPLPQKGKLLQAVIEAGPLLQNLLLAGPLPHWQHPPPLVDSGDIPPVIISARPSQPPAQSSPIDIRKRSHSFLSDFSQHSHKHQKVI is encoded by the exons ATGTGG GGAATGGAAGAGCTGAAGCATGCTCTTTTGTACACAACTTTGGAGCTTGAAACAACAATCATGTCAGCAAAGGAGGAGATTTTGAGGAGAGAATGTGAAATTATGAACTTGAGAGATCTTCTCAACAGAGCAATTAAAGAGAAAGATGAAGTTGAAGCAAAATGTGGGAAGTTAATGTATGAAAACTTGTTTCTGCTTGATCAACACAAAATTCAAGAACACGAAGTCACTCCACAAAGTGATAGTGATTCTAGTAAGATCTTTGCTTGTTCTGATTCTGATGATAATGCAATTCAATCTTCTCAAACTGACCCAATTGTGGGAGAGACGTTGTTATCAAAACAACACCTACCAACTGTTTGGGAAAATGCCTGTGAGAATGAAAAGCCATTGTTATCCCAAGAACTCCCCTCCACTGTTTGGAAAAATGCCTGTGAGAATGAAAAGCCATTATTATCTCAAGAACTCCCACCAACTGTTTGGAAAAATGCCTGTGAGAAGCCATTGCCACAAAAAGGCAAGCTTCTGCAGGCAGTGATTGAAGCTGGCCCTCTTCTTCAGAACCTCCTCCTTGCCGGGCCGCTGCCTCACTGGCAGCACCCGCCACCACTCGTCGACTCGGGTGACATCCCGCCAGTGATCATCTCAGCTCGCCCTTCACAGCCCCCAGCTCAAAGCTCACCCATTGACATTAGAAAAAGAAGCCATTCATTTCTGTCTGATTTCTCTCAACATTCTCACAAGCATCAAAAAGTGATTTAG